Proteins from a single region of Gorilla gorilla gorilla isolate KB3781 chromosome 16, NHGRI_mGorGor1-v2.1_pri, whole genome shotgun sequence:
- the ZSCAN2 gene encoding zinc finger and SCAN domain-containing protein 2 isoform X4: MMAADIPRVTTPLSSLVQVPQEEDRQEEEVTTMILEDDSWVQEAVLQEDGPESEPFPQSAGKGGPQEEVTRGPQGALGRLRELCRRWLRPEVHTKEQMLTMLPKEIQAWLQEHRPESSEEAAALVEDLTQTLQDSETASCVHGCPV; this comes from the coding sequence ATGATGGCTGCAGACATCCCGAGAGTGACCACTCCGCTGAGCTCCTTGGTCCAGGTGCCTCAAGAGGAAGATAGACAGGAGGAGGAGGTCACCACCATGATCCTGGAGGATGACTCCTGGGTGCAAGAAGCTGTGCTGCAGGAGGATGGCCCTGAGTCTGAGCCCTTTCCCCAGAGTGCTGGCAAGGGCGGCCCCCAGGAGGAGGTGACCAGGGGACCACAGGGTGCACTCGGCCGCCTCCGAGAACTCTGCCGGCGCTGGCTGAGACCAGAGGTACACACCAAGGAGCAGATGTTAACCATGCTGCCAAAGGAAATTCAGGCTTGGCTGCAAGAGCATCGGCCTGAAAGCAGTGAGGAGGCAGCGGCCCTGGTGGAAGACTtgacccagacccttcaggacaGTG
- the ZSCAN2 gene encoding zinc finger and SCAN domain-containing protein 2 isoform X2 — MMAADIPRVTTPLSSLVQVPQEEDRQEEEVTTMILEDDSWVQEAVLQEDGPESEPFPQSAGKGGPQEEVTRGPQGALGRLRELCRRWLRPEVHTKEQMLTMLPKEIQAWLQEHRPESSEEAAALVEDLTQTLQDSALIQMRGVPHLNSWSSCQTEPVFSFCPFIAALPLLPE, encoded by the exons ATGATGGCTGCAGACATCCCGAGAGTGACCACTCCGCTGAGCTCCTTGGTCCAGGTGCCTCAAGAGGAAGATAGACAGGAGGAGGAGGTCACCACCATGATCCTGGAGGATGACTCCTGGGTGCAAGAAGCTGTGCTGCAGGAGGATGGCCCTGAGTCTGAGCCCTTTCCCCAGAGTGCTGGCAAGGGCGGCCCCCAGGAGGAGGTGACCAGGGGACCACAGGGTGCACTCGGCCGCCTCCGAGAACTCTGCCGGCGCTGGCTGAGACCAGAGGTACACACCAAGGAGCAGATGTTAACCATGCTGCCAAAGGAAATTCAGGCTTGGCTGCAAGAGCATCGGCCTGAAAGCAGTGAGGAGGCAGCGGCCCTGGTGGAAGACTtgacccagacccttcaggacaGTG CCCTAATCCAGATGCGTGGAGTTCCTCACCTGAATTCTTGGAGCAGCTGCCAAACTGAACCTGTCTTCAGCTTCTGCCCCTTCATCGCAGCTCTTCCACTTCTACCAGAGTGA
- the ZSCAN2 gene encoding zinc finger and SCAN domain-containing protein 2 isoform X3, with product MMAADIPRVTTPLSSLVQVPQEEDRQEEEVTTMILEDDSWVQEAVLQEDGPESEPFPQSAGKGGPQEEVTRGPQGALGRLRELCRRWLRPEVHTKEQMLTMLPKEIQAWLQEHRPESSEEAAALVEDLTQTLQDSAVFASLPVEVTSL from the exons ATGATGGCTGCAGACATCCCGAGAGTGACCACTCCGCTGAGCTCCTTGGTCCAGGTGCCTCAAGAGGAAGATAGACAGGAGGAGGAGGTCACCACCATGATCCTGGAGGATGACTCCTGGGTGCAAGAAGCTGTGCTGCAGGAGGATGGCCCTGAGTCTGAGCCCTTTCCCCAGAGTGCTGGCAAGGGCGGCCCCCAGGAGGAGGTGACCAGGGGACCACAGGGTGCACTCGGCCGCCTCCGAGAACTCTGCCGGCGCTGGCTGAGACCAGAGGTACACACCAAGGAGCAGATGTTAACCATGCTGCCAAAGGAAATTCAGGCTTGGCTGCAAGAGCATCGGCCTGAAAGCAGTGAGGAGGCAGCGGCCCTGGTGGAAGACTtgacccagacccttcaggacaGTG CTGTCTTTGCTTCCCTTCCAGTGGAGGTAACCAGTTTGTAA